The Deferrivibrio essentukiensis genome segment AATCTACTCTGACATTTTTACTGGCCATATTTGAAAGTCCAAGTGCTAAGGCAAGACTGACTATAAAACTTTCTCCACCTGACAGATTTTTTGTGGAGCGAATCTCCCCTGCCTGATAATTATCAACTACATTTAGCTCTAAAGGTTGCGCATCATTTCGAGTTAATAAATATCGGTCAGTCATTTTTTGCAATTGCTTATTGGCATGGGTAATCATAATCTCAAAGGTCAAACCCTGTGCAAAATTACGATACTTTTTACCATCTGCAGAGCCAATTAGTAGATGTAAATTTTCCCAACGAATACATTCTTTTTTCTGAGCATCTATAGCTGCCTGTTTTTCCTTCACACGGATTTTTGCAGCTTTATTTTCATTTAATTGATGTTTTATAGCGGCAATAATATTCCGTATCTCTTTTAAAGATTCTTCTTGCTCTTTAAATTGTAGCTCAAGTTCTTCCAAAGGCTTATCAGTAATTTTTCGTTTAATTTCTTGAGAAAGTCTATCTTGCCTGTCTTTTTGTTTTGTCTTTATTTCCGTTTGACGTTCATTTAGCTCTTTTGCTTTAGCAGATAATTCATCCCTAACTTCATATGGCAGCATAGCTGCTAATAGTTCTTCCTCATTTAAAAATCCCTCAGATTTAATTGCCTCAAAAAATTCTGTTTCAAGCTTTCCTAATTCAGGCTCTCGTTGCGCAATATTTTTCTTAAGAGAATCTATGTGAGATTTTGTAGTGTTTAATTTTTGTAAGAGAGTACTATACTCCTCTCTCATCTGTTTTTCTGTGCTTTCCGCATCTGCAATAGCTTTATTTAAAAACTGCTCTTCATCATCAGGATTTTTATCGCCATAAAGACTATTACGCTCTTCTCTAATAGAAGTAAGGTCTTTTTTTAATGCTTCCAGACGTCCAAGTTTTTCGCTCAACTCTTCATTTTGAGTTTTTATAACAGCATCAAGCTGCTTTATTTCACTATCAATATTGGAAATTTGCTTTTCTATGTCTGTTTTTTTATTGACCTGAGTTTGCCACTCGCTAAGACGTTTTTTGAGGTTTTTTATCAAAGAAGAGATGTCAGCATCATTAATATCAGCAATACCAAGGGGCTGTAATTTACTAACGATATCTTGTCTTCGTTTATCAAAATCTGCTCTGAGTTTTAATAATTCTTCTTGTGCTATTTTAAATGTTTTTTCTGCGACGTTCTTTTCATTAACGGCTGATAATTCAAGTTTTTCAGCTTCTGTCATATTTTGGCGTGCAATACTCTCAGCCTCTTCAAGCTTTTTTATAGAAGTTTCAAGAGCCTCAGCTTTTTCAATCAGAATATCTAATTCTTGAATCTTCTTTTCTGTTTCATCAGGGACAGGAATATTGCCTTTTGCAAAGGGATGTTCTGTGGCACCACAAAGAGGACATGGCTTACCATCTTCCAGTTTCAAACGGTAACTTTCCAATTCTTCAATTTTTTTCAAATATGCTACTTCCCTAAGAAGAGCTTCTTTCTCAGCACGATACTCTCTCAATAACCTACCATCCAATAATTTGTTCAACGCATCTCTCTTTTGCTTAAGCTGATTTTGGGCGTTTTCTAATTCTTTCTTACAAGTATTGGATTTTTTCTGACAATCGACAAATGATTTTGTTGCTACTTCAAAAACATTTTTAGCCGTTTTTTTATCTTTCTCTTTTATAGCTATTTCATTTTGTTTGGATAACAGGCCTTTCAGTTGCTCTTCTACACCGGCAAACCCACCTATCAACCATTCGTCATGTGCATGTTCTTTAAGGTAATTGTCTACAATGTCCAGTTCCTTATGAGCCTTAGACTTTTCTTCCTGTAATTTAATAAGTTTTTTTCTCGCTGTATCAATACTGTTAGCAGTCTTTTTACATCCTTTATCTTCTTCCAATACAGCTTTATTCAGGTCAGTAATTTTCTGGTCAAGGATACGAACTTTCTGTAATATAGGTAAGGTAGCCTTAAGATTTTCCCTCGCTTTTGCAGTTTTTTGTTCTGCCAATTGCAATACTTCTGCCTGTTTTTTGGTAGAGACTTCCAGCTCAGGTAGAGAAAGTTCTTCATTTTTCAATGCTGTTTTGTCATTTTCCTGCTGTTTGCGAGTAGCTGTTAGAGTTGCATATTTACCGTCAAATTTAGCAGCTTTTAAAGCTCTATCCAATCTTTCATTGTCCGGTTTAAATGCCTCAATACCTGCCTGCAGTTTACTTGCTTCTTCTGCTAAAATTGAAATTTCTTTTTTCAGCCCATTAATGTTAGTAAGCCAGGTTATAGCTTTCCCGGTATCAGCATATTTACTTACAAGCTCAGTTTCTTCCTTTTGTCTTTTTTCAAGAGTTTGTCGGATTTCCTCTTCCTCTTCCGGTTCAAGAATCTTAATTCCTGCTGTTTCAGCCTGAAGTAAGTTTAGCTTTTCCCTTTCTTCTTTCTGACGTTCATGGACAAGGATAGATATACGACTATAAATCTCTGTACCTGTTATCTGTTCTAAAATAGGTGCACGCTCATCCGGTGCCGCTTGTAGGAATGCAGCAAATCCTCCCTGAGCAAGTAACATTGAACGAGTAAATTGGTAAAAGTCCATACCTGTAACTGATTCTATCTGTTCGGCTACATTTTTAATCTTTGATTCAACGACTTTGCCTGTGTCTGCATCTACAATTTCATGTTTCGGAGCCTGAAGTTCACCATCAGGTTTTTTGTACCCACGGTGTTGGCTCCAGTGACAACGGTATCGGCCAGCTTGAGTTTCAAAAGTCACTTCGGCAAAGCATTCGCCTGTCAGACGAGACATAATTTCATTGCTACTTTTAGTGATTTTGTTTAATCGAGGAGTCCGCCCATAAAGTGCAAGGCATATAGCATCAAGGATAGTAGTCTTACCTGCACCAGTAGGCCCGGTAATTGCAAAAATACCATCAGAAGTATAAGAAGGATGTGTCAAATCTATTTTCCATTCACCTACTAATGAGTTTAAATTTTTAAATCTTATCTGCTGTATTATCATTGATAATCTCCTTATTCTGCTTGAACGTCATCTTCGTAGAGAGATAATAGTATTTCTTGATAAGCATTAGTTAGCTCAGGTCGCTGTTCTTCAGGTATATTATGGGCATCAAGGCAGCGCTGGAAAACTTCATATACGTTCAACTCTTCAAGGGTTTCTTCTTCATTCATTTGTCTCAGCATTCTATCGGCAATTTTATTATTTTTTATTCTGAGAATTTCTATTTCAGTATCAGAAATAAAAGATTCCATTCGCTCCCGCAGGTCAGAAATAACCTCATCACCCTCATAAATCACCTCTAACCAGGCATTAGAGTTAATTGCTGACAACTCAAGTATTCGTTCTTTAATTTCTTTCCAATCTCCCCTCACCTGCTCAAGCTTTTGAAAAACAGGCACTTTTATAAGTTTTACAGATGCATCTGTGGTTGTAAATTCTACCTGGCAAATACTTTTCTGCTGCTTTGACTCTCCAAAGCCCATTGGAAGAGGAGAACCGCTATATCTCATAAATTCATTATTATTAACCTTTTGTGGGACATGGAGATGTCCAAGAGCAAGATAGTTAAAACAAGATGGAAAAATTTCAGCTTTAACATGTGCAAGAGAGCCAATATAAAGCTCTCGCACTCCATCACCATCAACGGTTTGCCCGCCTGCAGTAAACAAATGTCCCATGCCAATAATTGGAATATTTGCACCAATTTCCTTACGTCTCTGCTCTGCTAAGTCAGCAACTGCTGCGTAATGATTACGAATACCTTCAATTAATTTCCGCTCTTTATCCTCTATACTTTCTCCTGCTTCAGCTACCCTAATATCTCTGTCACGGAGATAAGGTACGGCACAAACAATTAATTCAGGATTATTTTGATCATCTTTGAGCACTAATACTTGTTCCTCTAATGATTCTGTAGTGCTCCCTATTACATAAATATTAAGTGCTTTGAGTAGTTCCTTTGGGGCATTAAGAAATGATGGCGAATCATGATTACCAGCGACAATAACAACATGTCTGCAAGATGAGGCAACTACCCGACATAAAAATCGATAATACAACTCCTGTGCGCGGTTACTTGGAGTACTGGTATCAAAAACATCCCCTGCCACAAGTAACACATCTATTTTATTTTGCTGAATCACATCAGATAACCAATTCAAAAAAGCCTCAAACTCTTCATATCTTTTTTTACCATAAAGAGTGCGGCCTATGTGCCAATCAGATGTATGAAGGATTCTCATATTATAAAATCTCCTTTTTTGACGATATTATATCATTAAAAGTCAAATTTTTATGAATTTGTTAACCTAATTATACCTTACTTCTTTTCAATTTCATTAAAAATTCTTTTATTTTTTTGTCTACTTTTACGGACAATTAATACATCATGTTTCTGACATTATTTTATATTAAACATATACTTATTAAATTTAGGATAACTCCCTCCCGCCAATTATCGTGAAAATTTACAATATTCTAAATGATGGTTTATAGTGTTAATGACAATACGAAATTGGAGCCTTACCCTATCTCAATCATATATATTTTTTGAGGGAAGGTTCGGCAAATATTTAAACATGTATTAAAGTATTCAAAGGTAACTAAAATGACACGAAATTATGAATACTACTTTTTATGTACCGGTATTTATTTCAATAATAAAAGGAACGTGATCGCTTAGTTTAGTCCACTCGTTTGCTTCTCCAATAGATAAATCAAATCCTCTATTAATTATTTCTTCTGAAGCAAAACAATAGTCAATATGGTATCTCTTTTCAGTTTTATGATGCATATAAAAAGTGGGATGAATTTCATCACCATGTTCTATCCCTGTTTTTTTATGATATAAACTGTAAATGTTTTTCTCTTTTAGTTTATTCACAACATCTGTATGGTTTCCAACTCTAGGCTTACTGTCCCATTTTTTATTACTGTTAAAATCCCCTATCAAGATTATATTTTTATTTGATAAAAGGTTTTCATAGTAATTAATTGCAAGCCATATCTGCCCAATATAACTTTCTCTTTTATTTTCTTTATTATTCATTGCCCAGATTGCAAATAGAATAAAAGAAGTATTTTTACCAGTTACTTTCAGTGGGATTATATATTTATATTTAGGATTAAATTCTTTAATTAATTCAAAATTATAGTCAGAATATGAAAAAATGCCAACCCCTTTGTTTGGATTGTCACCATACCAGAAAAAGTCATTTGGTTTAGGTGTTAATTTACCGAATTTCAGTTTTTCTCCGTTTTCACACTCTGGAACAACTAAAATATCTGGGGCTAATGAAAGTATTTTCTTATTTTTATTTCTAAATGCTCCCCTACAATTCCATTCAATTATTTTCATTGCTATCGCTCTTTAAATATATTATATTTTTGCTTATTCTATTTCATTTAGTGGCTTATGCTCTACCCTTGCCCTAATGACTACTTCGTCATCCTTACAATAATCATCTTGTACTATGCTATAATATCCATTTTTAGTAAATAACCACATATTACAGCCTCTTATCAAAATCTTTTAAATAAGCTGGGCGATAACTACTTATTAACTCCTTCTCACGTAGTTTATCATATAAAACACGAAACTCATCAGAATTTTCAGGTAAACCATATTTAGTGAAGTTCACAAGCATATGTACAAAAAACCACGTATAAGCTTTTGTCCAATCCACCCCACTATAATCTGCTTCACCTTCTACCATTTTACCACCAAACCCCTTTAAATAGAATGGCACATAAATTTGATTTAATGGCTCTTTAAAACCATAAATCTTAAACAGCTTTACAAGTCTGTTTTTAAACCATTCTGGGTATGGTACTTCTTTTAATTTCACTAATCTCCATAGCTTAATTTCACTATCATTATCATTTGCCATTAAACTATATTTCTCAGTACTTAACCAGAAAGGAAATAATGGCTCATCTGTTACTGCTGTTTTCTCTAACATTAATGCCCCTTTAATTTTAGTCTTATTATATCATATGGAAAAACAAAAAAATTCTGACAGTTTTCTGACAATTTTCTGCAAAATTTATTTATTTTTATCAATTTAAATTAATTCTAATAACTTTATAATTTATTAATTATCAATGAATTATATGCTATATAAACATATTTAAATTGACACAAAAACATGCTAAAAATTGGTTCAAATCCAGTCGCCCCGATTATTATTACTTAATACCAATTAATTATTATTTTTATATGTTTCAGCTCTTACAATTTTCAGACAAATCAAATCACTATTGATTAATTTAAATAAACCATAAAAGCTAAGATGTTTTTTAGCATTATGCAGTCAGCATCTATTGATTTAGATAATAATATAGACACTTAAATTGTCAAAAAATGTCAAAGTGATGACTGGTCTGTTGTTTGACAGTAATTTGTAACTCGTGATTCGAGTTTCGGTTTACGTTTTAAAGTTGTAACGTTCTAACGTAGAACGTTGAACATAGAACGTAGAACATACCATTTATACCCTTTCCCACTCAAAATTTATTACATTCTTTTGTTCAGAGCTAAATTCGATGCCAATAAGATAGATTTGTTTGCCTTCATTTAAATATTTTTCGGCATAATTTCTTTCTTTGATTTGCCTTAAAGCTTCACCTTGTTGCCCGTCAACCTTAAACTCTAAGATATAAATCTTATCCCCCACAAAAAGTGTCAAATCTATTCTGCCCTTATTTGTAATATCTTCACCGATTATATTTATCCCAAGGGATGCAAGATATGCATAAATCACGCTGGCATAAAAACCTTCGTATAAATTAAGGTTATTTTTTGTAAAATTATTGTAAGGGATTGAGGCAAACAGTGAAGTCAACGCTACTTTAAAATCTTCTAACTTTTCATAATAAAGAGACTTGATTAGGGGACTTTTTAGTCTATTATCACCTTTAAACAGATAATTTATAATATAATCATTCAACGATATTTGGACTTCAAGGTTTGGTATCTTTAGCTTGTACTCTATTGAGCTAAGCAATTCATCTTCTATCATCTTCTCAATCGTCAAATAACCCGACTGATACAAAATCACTTCCAAATCAATATTTTCTATATCAAAGCTGGAAAGTATTTTTTTATCTAATATCAGATTAGTTAAACTCGGTAAAAAATAATTTCTCTCTTTTATGAGTTTAATCAAAAAAGATGGTGTGCCGCTTTCAAACCAATAATTATCAAATACAAATTCATTACTGATAAATTGCAAAATATCAAACGGATTATACACATTATCTTTTAAAAAATTATATCCATTATACCATTTTTTTACCTTCTCCAAATCCACATCTTTAAAATAAGGTAAAAATGAGGTTTCTATATCTTTTTGGGTATAGCCGCAGATATTGCCATACTTCGGATTGAGGGAGATATCCGTGAGCATATTGAGCCCGCTAAAAATAGATGCCTTGGAAAATTTGCTCACGCCTGTCAAAAATGCAAATTTGATATAGGCATCGTTATCTTTGATTATAGAATACAAACCCTTGATAAACTCTCTATTTATCTTAGCCTGTTCAATATTTTCTATCACATCAAGAATAGGTTTGTCATATTCGTCTATTAAAATTACTACCTTTTGGTTATATTTTTTGTATGCTCTATGGATTAAATCTCTAAAGCAGCTTGCAGGATCGTTTACATTATCACAGATGACGCCTAAACTCTCTTGATTTGTTTTAAACACATCAAAAGCAACTTGCTTTAAACCTTCAAGCGTTTGGAAATTACCAGCCCAGCTTATCTTTATTACCGGGTATTTTTCATTCCAATTCCACTTGTCATAAATATACAGACCTTCAAAAAGCTTTTTGTTCCCTTCAAATAATTCTTTTAATGTATCAAGAAATAATGACTTACCAAATCTGCGGGGGCGGGATAGAAATACATATTTGTATTCTTGAATTAGCTTATAAGCTTCTTCAGTCTTATCGATATAAACGTAGTTTCCTTCAATTATTTCACTGAATGTTTGTATTCCGATTGGGAGCTTTTTCATAATCGTCTCCGAAACATTTATGGCAATATAATCTTTTTACAAATATAAGATAAATTATAACTTTTAGCAAGTGGGGTTTACCCGACATCAAACTGTTTTTGGTATCTTTTAGATTTAGGCAAGCTTTTTTATTTTCTAATTTGCTCTAATATAATGTTTGCTATTTAAACAAAATTTTAATCCTCTATTTTTGCATTAAGTATTAACAAATATTGTATAACAGGAAATAGCAAGCAATTTTCTATAACAAATATTTTAATCTGGTTAACAGTACTTAATTTTTACCACAGCACTTTTTGTATTTTTTACCACTGCCGCAGGGGCATAAATCATTACGCCCAATTTTTTCTTTTTTATTTTGAGTTTTATTTAAATTTTCTTTAAACTTTTTCTTTCTTTCATCCAAAAACATTTCCCCGACTGCTTTTATACCTTCAACAGCACTTGGTATTATTTTATA includes the following:
- a CDS encoding exonuclease SbcCD subunit D C-terminal domain-containing protein; its protein translation is MRILHTSDWHIGRTLYGKKRYEEFEAFLNWLSDVIQQNKIDVLLVAGDVFDTSTPSNRAQELYYRFLCRVVASSCRHVVIVAGNHDSPSFLNAPKELLKALNIYVIGSTTESLEEQVLVLKDDQNNPELIVCAVPYLRDRDIRVAEAGESIEDKERKLIEGIRNHYAAVADLAEQRRKEIGANIPIIGMGHLFTAGGQTVDGDGVRELYIGSLAHVKAEIFPSCFNYLALGHLHVPQKVNNNEFMRYSGSPLPMGFGESKQQKSICQVEFTTTDASVKLIKVPVFQKLEQVRGDWKEIKERILELSAINSNAWLEVIYEGDEVISDLRERMESFISDTEIEILRIKNNKIADRMLRQMNEEETLEELNVYEVFQRCLDAHNIPEEQRPELTNAYQEILLSLYEDDVQAE
- a CDS encoding endonuclease/exonuclease/phosphatase family protein, whose amino-acid sequence is MKIIEWNCRGAFRNKNKKILSLAPDILVVPECENGEKLKFGKLTPKPNDFFWYGDNPNKGVGIFSYSDYNFELIKEFNPKYKYIIPLKVTGKNTSFILFAIWAMNNKENKRESYIGQIWLAINYYENLLSNKNIILIGDFNSNKKWDSKPRVGNHTDVVNKLKEKNIYSLYHKKTGIEHGDEIHPTFYMHHKTEKRYHIDYCFASEEIINRGFDLSIGEANEWTKLSDHVPFIIEINTGT
- a CDS encoding ATP-binding protein, translating into MKKLPIGIQTFSEIIEGNYVYIDKTEEAYKLIQEYKYVFLSRPRRFGKSLFLDTLKELFEGNKKLFEGLYIYDKWNWNEKYPVIKISWAGNFQTLEGLKQVAFDVFKTNQESLGVICDNVNDPASCFRDLIHRAYKKYNQKVVILIDEYDKPILDVIENIEQAKINREFIKGLYSIIKDNDAYIKFAFLTGVSKFSKASIFSGLNMLTDISLNPKYGNICGYTQKDIETSFLPYFKDVDLEKVKKWYNGYNFLKDNVYNPFDILQFISNEFVFDNYWFESGTPSFLIKLIKERNYFLPSLTNLILDKKILSSFDIENIDLEVILYQSGYLTIEKMIEDELLSSIEYKLKIPNLEVQISLNDYIINYLFKGDNRLKSPLIKSLYYEKLEDFKVALTSLFASIPYNNFTKNNLNLYEGFYASVIYAYLASLGINIIGEDITNKGRIDLTLFVGDKIYILEFKVDGQQGEALRQIKERNYAEKYLNEGKQIYLIGIEFSSEQKNVINFEWERV
- a CDS encoding AAA family ATPase yields the protein MIIQQIRFKNLNSLVGEWKIDLTHPSYTSDGIFAITGPTGAGKTTILDAICLALYGRTPRLNKITKSSNEIMSRLTGECFAEVTFETQAGRYRCHWSQHRGYKKPDGELQAPKHEIVDADTGKVVESKIKNVAEQIESVTGMDFYQFTRSMLLAQGGFAAFLQAAPDERAPILEQITGTEIYSRISILVHERQKEEREKLNLLQAETAGIKILEPEEEEEIRQTLEKRQKEETELVSKYADTGKAITWLTNINGLKKEISILAEEASKLQAGIEAFKPDNERLDRALKAAKFDGKYATLTATRKQQENDKTALKNEELSLPELEVSTKKQAEVLQLAEQKTAKARENLKATLPILQKVRILDQKITDLNKAVLEEDKGCKKTANSIDTARKKLIKLQEEKSKAHKELDIVDNYLKEHAHDEWLIGGFAGVEEQLKGLLSKQNEIAIKEKDKKTAKNVFEVATKSFVDCQKKSNTCKKELENAQNQLKQKRDALNKLLDGRLLREYRAEKEALLREVAYLKKIEELESYRLKLEDGKPCPLCGATEHPFAKGNIPVPDETEKKIQELDILIEKAEALETSIKKLEEAESIARQNMTEAEKLELSAVNEKNVAEKTFKIAQEELLKLRADFDKRRQDIVSKLQPLGIADINDADISSLIKNLKKRLSEWQTQVNKKTDIEKQISNIDSEIKQLDAVIKTQNEELSEKLGRLEALKKDLTSIREERNSLYGDKNPDDEEQFLNKAIADAESTEKQMREEYSTLLQKLNTTKSHIDSLKKNIAQREPELGKLETEFFEAIKSEGFLNEEELLAAMLPYEVRDELSAKAKELNERQTEIKTKQKDRQDRLSQEIKRKITDKPLEELELQFKEQEESLKEIRNIIAAIKHQLNENKAAKIRVKEKQAAIDAQKKECIRWENLHLLIGSADGKKYRNFAQGLTFEIMITHANKQLQKMTDRYLLTRNDAQPLELNVVDNYQAGEIRSTKNLSGGESFIVSLALALGLSNMASKNVRVDSLFLDEGFGALDEEALDIALETLAGLQQEGKIIGVISHVQALKERISTQIQVTPLTGGRSKISGPGCSKLGAV